Genomic DNA from Theobroma cacao cultivar B97-61/B2 chromosome 3, Criollo_cocoa_genome_V2, whole genome shotgun sequence:
CCCATTGCAGCAGCAGTCTCTTCTTCATCACTTGAAGTTTTAATGATCCTGagtaatgtatcaatacatctCTGACCAACATGCTCCTGAAAACTAGTATCATCACCATCTACTGTCAAGCAACAGAatagcttcactgcacttgctCTCACCAAATGGTTGTTTACCTCACATAATTGAACCAATACTTGGACAGCAGAGAGCTGTTAATCAAACAAACATTAGAGTAACATCAAATGTTAGTAATTCTTAGTGACTGCctcaaaaatatcttttcaaTTGCATAAACAAAGGAGGAAATTCCTGATTTCTAAGGGGGGAAAACAACAGAAGAGGAGTTTAAGTACCTGATTTCTTAGGGGGGAAAAAACAGAAGAGGAGTCAGAATAAATGGCATTGCATAAATGACAGCCACCACTTACCTCCAACATGGAGGTCACAGAGTCCAAATCCTCCCCCAAGATTCTATGAAGGGGAGAGTGTTTGATACAATCTTAAAAGTCTCTAAATGGCTAAGCACATGTATCCAAGTCCTAAGAACGGTTTCCTACTTTCCTTATGCAAACTAGTTAACCATGTGTACTGCAGATAGGATATTCCATGTCAGGTATTGAAATTGCTCAGAAGCAAGCATACCTGTCTCAACTTTGCTCTGATGTCCAGACCTGAAGAAGATTGGCACATTTCACAAAAAGCTTGGAGAATGTTTCTTTGAATGTCAGGTCCCGTCAAGGAAATCAGAGAAAATAGTTTGAAGATATCTTCATCAGATTTCACCAATGAGATTTGCTCACGATCAGCTTCTTCGGTGTTAGTTGACTTAGCAAGGTGCATAATTACAGCTGCTACCTGTTCACGCAAACTTGGGGAAGACAAGCTATGACGATAGAGAATTTCAAATAATGTTTCAAGTGCACCTTCTTTAATCATCTGAAGGCCATTTTGGGGCAAGTTTAACAGGTTCTGAAGGGCTCTAACTGCCACTGTTTTTACCTGTAGATTATCATGAGAGAGTAACTGAAGAAGAGGTCCTAGTGCCCCATCTTTAAATAGGGACAATTTATGATGATCAGTCAACTCAATTTCTGACAATGTCTTAGCCATGAGCAATCTAACATTATCTGGTCCTGCATCAACAGCGTGCTTCTTACTGATTATGACTTACAAATTCATGACAGTGTTACaagtgagagaaaagaaaaacataatgCATCAAGTTCTAATTTGAAAGGGGTATATGTAACAGCATTTTATACCCATTAAAAAGTAACAAATCAACAATTTAATACTATCTATCTTAACAAGAGTTTcccctctttctttctttctttttcccaaTGTTTTGACTTGAAAagttttaatgaattaaagTTTATATTGCCCTTCAAATGCAATGTCGTATCtggaaatttaaattatactaATTTAGATTCATTAATTTGGTAAACTTCTTATCAGAGGGAAATTTGTAGgggaaaaaacaaagaaatattagacatGAAACTGTGCTATCAACCTTGACCGGTATAGTGCCAGAACTTTCCAAGCACTTTCACATGGTCAATTTCTTATCCACCAATTATAGTGAGATGAGAGACCACCATAGAAAACTTACCTGAAGAAAGAAGCTGCAACAAAGGTTTGAAATAGTTAGCCTTCGCCATCTCTATAATATTCTGATCAAGGAATGAAAGATTATCCAAAAGCTCTCTTGAGTCTCCAGAAGCTTGAGCATCATCACTGTTTAGCATAGTAACTACAAGAAATATACAGCCCTGAATGGTTCCAATGGCATCTCGCCCTGCACTGCTTCTTGATAGTTGCAATAACAACTGTAATGCTAACTTGCTTTCCTTGATTTGGCGGGCAAGTGACCGGACAATGGATTCAAGTGCACGATCTACATTTGCAATTCTTTCCTGGAAAGTTAACAAGACcagtttgagaaaaaaaaaattagagtaTTCTACATTAAATTGCTAGTCTTTGCAACTGAGAAAAGCAGCCCTTATATTATCAAAAGGTCCAAATTGGGGGTCAGTTTCATCAGGAAAGACAATATGCAAGAAGATGTGCCATAAACTTCAGAAACTGGAACATTCTAAACCTTAAACAATTTTGTGTAGTTTATTCCCAAATGAATTGATTACAGTTATTAGCCTTGTCCATATGAAAGAATGTAAACTAAGAAGTACCTTATTATCATGACTATCTTTTGCAAGAATGCAGAGAATGGCTAGAGCTTGTGTTCTTATTTCACGATTTTTTGCACTAAGAAGTCCTATGAGAATTGGTTTATAATCCTCAAATGTCACCCATACTCTGTGCAGCTCCCGTTCTGTGCATAGATCCTGCAGCTCGCAAAGAGATTGAAGCACTTCTTGCTCTTCATTTGACTGAAGTTTAGGTTTGATGGAAACAATAGTGATCATCTTGTTCCTATCTTTCCATTCTTCAATTGATTGTCGAAGAGTTTTGTTAGGCTGTAAAACCAAACTGTCCAAGTGAATTGAGGTTGATGGACAGTGCTTGTTTCCATCTGCAAACCACCTCTCGATGGCACTTCTCTCAAATGTCCGACCAGAGGAAATCTCCACAGGGTCAACCATGACATCCATAGTGATAGGGCAATAAAACGACTGGAGAGGCTCCAAAGGTTGCCTACCAAGAGAATTTCGCTCATCAAGGTACCTCTGTGCTTTCTCCTCATAGGATGTTGTAGCATCAGCCTTTTCAAGCAACATAACAATCTGTTCCATTCTTCTAGCTTCAGTTGCATCTACTCCCAGTTTTAAATCTTCTATTTCACTCTTTAGCTCTTCAAACTCCTTCTTTAGGGCCAATTGCTCATCAGGAACCCCAGCTGCCTCAGCAATAGAAAGAAGCAAATAGTTTGCATAACATCTGTCAACATACCTCTCCTTTACTCCAGACTCAATCTTCTCCAAAATTTCGTCCTCCACTATTCCTGGACTATATTCAGCCTCCAGCATATCCTTGCATAACCTGTTATGTCTGATTCTCAATGGACCATCAATAGAGGCCAAGGGGATGAGACTTAGTGCTTGACAAATCTCCTTTGTGCTGTTCTCTAACTGCTTCAAGATTTTCCTGCAGCTAATGAAGAGATAAACCTTGTTTCTAGTTCCACACTCAAGAGCTAGCTGTTTCACAGCTTTAACCTCCAGGTTCAGAATAGCCAAAGCTTTTCGTAAGCTCTCTAAGTCATCTACATATGACTTGGAAAACTCTTTTAAGATAAATGTGATCTTCTCCAAGTAATTTGAgaatttctcaaaattctcCATCTGAGTAAGTACACCCTTGGCTGCATGAATGCAATCAAATATGGCAACTATGGTCTGAGAGAACAACTCAGGTAGTGAAACCAGTGGTGTACTTGTAATTATGCCTTTTTCCAtctttgaatattaaaataaggaaaaaaaagaagctagAAACATAAAATATAGAAGAAGATCCTCAATTCTGTTGATGTTTGATCCATATTTGAGGCCAAAAAATGGTAAAAGTCAGGTCATATGCCATTGCCAAGACCAACCACTGCAATTCAATTTTAGACAAAGCTGCTGCCTTTAATTCAATTTCTGATGGAAAAAGATAGATTGGGTGGAATTGGCCTTAATAATATCAATCAGTCTGTAGAGAATTCAAACaggagaaacaaaaccaactatTAATATGGATGAAAGTTTTAAAAGACAATAAAAACATCGACATTCAAGCAGCATCTTATAGGATGCTCAGGCTTAATCCATTTGAAGCAGTTATTGCCATTAAttagcaaaaaataaaaattaaataaaaacaattcattttcttttctatttaatagtttttttaaCAAAACTACAACAACCAAGACAACCCTTTCTCAAGTCATTAAGATCAATTACTCGACATGTTAGCACTTAGCAGTTAGCAGAGAAACAGAGAAAGTAGCAGCAGCATACCTGGATATTAGTCAACGAATCTCTTGTGTTTGatcatactttttttttttttttgccgaGAAATCACCGGAATTTTCCGGGAAAATAACCAGCGAGAAAAAATGTGGCTCTGGAGAGCTTCTCTTCAGGAACAAAGTCTTTCTTTTGTAATTTGTTCCacctttaaatatttatttatttgtccCCCTTCAAGTCTCAGTCTCGGACCAGTGTTTCCTTCGTCGTTTAAAATCGAGACTGATGACCAAGTCAATGATGTTACGCTATTCCGTAATCTGCCGCGATACGGTCAAAGACAGTATTCAGTATAAGAGCTACAGGATGTTGCCACGTCATGTTATACGGAAAATAATTCCATCTGAACGGACGCTTGGCGCAGTAAGAAACGGGGCGGTATAGTGGACCAATGCGGGGGTTTGAACTCGCAGTCGAAAAGACGTTAAGGTGGAAATGGCGCCAACGCAACGGTAAATTTCATTATAGGCCTAATTTTCTTACTTAGTTCCTACTAATCAAACCAGTATCCATCATTATGAAATATCAATTATTACGTTAATTTTATCTTATCAAAAGTATCCCGTCAATAACCTTATATGAGTGGCATTTTGTCTGTCTATTGTTTTCTCTAGTGACAACTTTAATTATACTTCTCACATGTACCTTCCTTCAATTTATAGTATAATTGTAAATTGATTTCCGTGATTGACAATAAAAAGAGCAAATATTTAGGAATAAATAAAGCTAAAAGAATAATTACtaattatgtttttgtatgCAAAACACATAACGGATGCAACAGTAGAAATACAATTTAAAATACAATCAagatggattttttttttatttggctAAACTTGTCTCGCCTATAACTACAAGCTTGacttatttgttattttaacatggcatataaaaaatataattagtataagcctaattttttaaaatcattaattaaatcaataacaatatttaaaatattttccgtaacataataatttgagaataaagaatataaacataaatatatattcttttatgaATTCATGGTGGCCTCCCTGTACAAttgataaagagaaaaagaaatgttaaaaaattatcatcaTAATTGTAATAACAATATCCTTGATCATTT
This window encodes:
- the LOC18605819 gene encoding U-box domain-containing protein 44, whose amino-acid sequence is MEKGIITSTPLVSLPELFSQTIVAIFDCIHAAKGVLTQMENFEKFSNYLEKITFILKEFSKSYVDDLESLRKALAILNLEVKAVKQLALECGTRNKVYLFISCRKILKQLENSTKEICQALSLIPLASIDGPLRIRHNRLCKDMLEAEYSPGIVEDEILEKIESGVKERYVDRCYANYLLLSIAEAAGVPDEQLALKKEFEELKSEIEDLKLGVDATEARRMEQIVMLLEKADATTSYEEKAQRYLDERNSLGRQPLEPLQSFYCPITMDVMVDPVEISSGRTFERSAIERWFADGNKHCPSTSIHLDSLVLQPNKTLRQSIEEWKDRNKMITIVSIKPKLQSNEEQEVLQSLCELQDLCTERELHRVWVTFEDYKPILIGLLSAKNREIRTQALAILCILAKDSHDNKERIANVDRALESIVRSLARQIKESKLALQLLLQLSRSSAGRDAIGTIQGCIFLVVTMLNSDDAQASGDSRELLDNLSFLDQNIIEMAKANYFKPLLQLLSSGPDNVRLLMAKTLSEIELTDHHKLSLFKDGALGPLLQLLSHDNLQVKTVAVRALQNLLNLPQNGLQMIKEGALETLFEILYRHSLSSPSLREQVAAVIMHLAKSTNTEEADREQISLVKSDEDIFKLFSLISLTGPDIQRNILQAFCEMCQSSSGLDIRAKLRQLSAVQVLVQLCEVNNHLVRASAVKLFCCLTVDGDDTSFQEHVGQRCIDTLLRIIKTSSDEEETAAAMGIVSNLPKDIEMTQWLLDSGALDIIFVSMTDRYRNASHKKQEIENAVRALCRFTLSTNKEWQKKVAETGIIPVLVQLLVSGTSLTKQNAAISLKQFSESSTSLSHPVKKTKAFLCCFAATETGCPVHQGICSVESSFCILEANAVEPLVRILGEGDLGACEASLDALLTLIDDERLQNGCKVLVKANAIPPIIKLLSSTSTILQEKTLRALERMFRLAEMKQAYATLAQMPLVDITQRGTGGMKSLAAKVLAQLNVLGEQSSYF